One segment of Carya illinoinensis cultivar Pawnee chromosome 13, C.illinoinensisPawnee_v1, whole genome shotgun sequence DNA contains the following:
- the LOC122291609 gene encoding uncharacterized protein LOC122291609, with protein sequence MIQMLKPITLLSAVVHEVLGEDNYEDWSAQLKTYLMAHDLWDIIEQTTEPNTQEDDGVIALEACNNKNLIALDAIKNSCGPDTFSQIREITSAKIAWDTLAEKYSAGTNHIYLMYRNLCKALRSGNWTAAKELLPRPPNAVGAIITHKGETALHIAVDGGHFRVVDELVKLMPEQNLETLDWAGLSALSRAALDGKKEMAQCMLRKNEKLINIRSPIGYLPVCMAISFGHIETARYLYSLTPPEDLMPESGYNGASLFIDAISTGTLDIALDLLQRCPRLIFANSEYGNYPLMALASTPHLFPSGSRLVFWKRWIYKYCIHIQLADSIINETRLNIQKVEKHQRDQVNTIISVRTLPRYLLSNVLNFLGIEQLYEMKSIHVQSHKLLCQMCKVISNSNEQGTDMPVCDAIVCAIKSGIIEFVSEMLKENPGLVWAKGESERGIFSIAVLHRQAKILSLLLEFHLKNAVTCCFDVNYNGMLHMAGMSAESTMLNCIPGAALQMQKELQWFKEVETIVHHKVREHKNEDGLTPRELFTQQHEAMLKAGEQWMKNTATSCTVVGALIITIMFAVAFTIPGGNKQDTGLPLFLQEDLFIIFIISDALSLFSSSTSVMIFLGILTSRYAEDDFLRSLPTKMIIGLSTLFFSIATMMIAFSAALLIMLRGHSWIVEPIICLAGVPVALFVMMQFRLLVEMFISTYGPGILDRKIKLTFN encoded by the exons ATGATTCAGATGCTCAAACCAATAACGCTTTTGAGTGCAGTTGTTCATGAAGTTCTTGGCGAAGATAATTATGAAGATTGGAGTGCTCAACTTAAAACCTATTTGATGGCTCATGATCTTTGGGACATAATTGAACAAACAACTGAACCTAATACACAGGAAGATGATGGGGTTATTGCTTTGGAGGCTTGCAATAACAAAAATCTCATTGCCTTAGATGCGATCAAGAACTCATGTGGGCCGGACACATTTTCTCAGATTAGAGAGATTACTTCGGCCAAAATTGCTTGGGATACATTGGCAGAAAAGTACTCAGCAG GCACGAACCATATCTATCTTATGTATCGGAACTTGTGCAAGGCTTTGCGCAGTGGAAATTGGACCGCTGCAAAGGAGCTTCTCCCGCGTCCGCCCAATGCAGTGGGCGCGATAATCACACACAAGGGCGAGACGGCTCTTCACATTGCTGTTGATGGTGGACATTTTCGTGTAGTGGACGAGTTGGTAAAGCTGATGCCGGAACAGAACTTGGAAACCCTCGATTGGGCCGGTTTATCAGCCCTAAGTCGTGCAGCTCTTGATGGAAAAAAAGAGATGGCCCAGTGCATGCTTAGAAAGAACGAGAAGTTGATCAACATTCGAAGTCCGATTGGATATCTTCCGGTTTGTATGGCCATTAGTTTTGGGCACATAGAAACAGCTCGCTATTTGTATTCTCTTACTCCACCGGAAGATTTGATGCCGGAAAGTGGCTATAACGGTGCTAGTCTTTTTATCGATGCTATATCTACGGGAACCTTAG ATATTGCTTTGGATTTATTACAGCGTTGCCCACGTTTGATATTTGCTAATAGCGAGTATGGGAACTACCCCTTGATGGCATTGGCTTCTACGCCTCATTTATTCCCTAGTGGAAGTCGGCTTGTGTTTTGGAAACGATGGATCTACAAGTATT GTATCCACATCCAACTAGCTGATTCTATCATCAATGAAACTCGTTTGAACATTCAAAAAGTAGAAAAACACCAAAGGGATCAAGTAAACACGATCATATCAG TGCGAACTCTACCGCGCTATCTACTTTCAAATGTCCTCAACTTCTTGG GAATCGAGCAGTTATATGAAATGAAGTCGATCCATGTCCAATCCCATAAACTTCTTTGTCAAATGTGTAAAGTaatatcaaattcaaatgaaCAAGGGACGGATATGCCTGTTTGTGATGCCATCGTCTGTGCTATCAAGAGTGGGATTATTGAGTTTGTTTCTGAGATGCTGAAGGAGAATCCAGGACTTGTATGGGCCAAAGGTGAGAGTGAAAGAGGTATATTTTCCATTGCGGTGCTACATCGTCAAGCCAAAATCTTGAGCCTATTACTCGagtttcatttgaagaatgcCGTGACATGTTGTTTTGATGTCAATTATAATGGCATGTTACATATGGCGGGCATGTCAGCAGAGTCTACCATGCTTAATTGCATCCCAGGTGCAGCTTTGCAGATGCAAAAGGAACTGCAATGGTTTAAG GAGGTGGAAACTATTGTCCATCACAAGGTTAGAGAACATAAAAACGAAGATGGTTTAACTCCCCGAGAATTGTTTACACAGCAGCATGAGGCTATGCTGAAAGCTGGAGAGCAATGGATGAAGAACACAGCAACATCTTGTACAGTGGTCGGTGCCCTCATTATTACCATAATGTTTGCTGTAGCCTTTACTATTCCTGGTGGTAACAAGCAAGATACAGGCTTGCCACTATTTTTACAGGAAGACTTGTTCATTATCTTTATAATTTCAGATGCCTTGTCCCTCTTTTCCTCTTCAACATCAGTCATGATATTTTTGGGAATTCTCACATCTCGATATGCAGAAGATGATTTCCTCAGGTCTTTACCAACAAAAATGATAATAGGCCTTTCCACCCTCTTCTTTTCTATTGCAACCATGATGATTGCCTTTTCTGCTGCTCTTTTAATCATGCTACGTGGGCATTCATGGATTGTTGAGCCTATAATTTGTTTGGCTGGTGTTCCAGTCGCCCTCTTTGTAATGATGCAATTTCGTCTTCTTGTTGAAATGTTCATTTCAACTTATGGACCAGGCATCTTAGATAGGAAAATAAAGCTTACTTTTAACTAA